A window of Shewanella mesophila contains these coding sequences:
- a CDS encoding electron transport complex subunit E, giving the protein MSNYHEIAWQGLWKNNPGLVQLLGLCPLLAVTATLTNAIGLGLATMLVLIGSNILVSLVRDYVPKEIRIPVFVMIIAALVTCVQLLINAYAYGLYLSLGIFLPLIVTNCVIIGRAEAFASRNTVAKAAFDGLMMGCGFTLVLMVLGACREILGQGTLFDGADLLLGDWAKGLTIHLWQVDTNFLLAMLPPGAFIAMGFLIAAKNVIDKKVAEQRPAPETEQAVTRVRITKVS; this is encoded by the coding sequence ATGAGTAATTATCACGAAATCGCATGGCAAGGGTTATGGAAAAATAATCCTGGTTTAGTGCAGCTTTTAGGATTATGTCCCTTACTTGCCGTCACCGCCACACTCACTAATGCCATAGGCTTAGGCCTAGCCACAATGCTGGTACTCATCGGCTCAAATATTTTGGTCTCTCTGGTAAGAGACTATGTTCCTAAAGAGATCCGTATTCCCGTATTTGTAATGATCATTGCAGCGCTCGTGACCTGCGTTCAACTGCTGATCAACGCTTATGCCTATGGTTTATATCTGTCTTTAGGGATCTTTTTACCACTTATCGTCACCAACTGCGTAATTATCGGCCGAGCGGAAGCTTTTGCCTCACGTAATACCGTTGCTAAGGCTGCTTTCGACGGATTAATGATGGGATGTGGGTTTACCCTTGTGTTAATGGTACTCGGCGCGTGCAGAGAGATTTTGGGCCAAGGCACTCTATTTGATGGTGCCGATCTGCTGCTCGGCGATTGGGCCAAAGGATTAACGATCCACCTGTGGCAAGTAGATACCAACTTTCTATTGGCTATGTTGCCTCCTGGTGCCTTTATCGCGATGGGCTTTTTGATCGCTGCAAAAAATGTAATAGATAAAAAGGTTGCCGAGCAGCGACCAGCTCCAGAGACTGAGCAAGCTGTTACCCGTGTCAGAATAACCAAGGTGAGTTAA
- the rsxG gene encoding electron transport complex subunit RsxG produces the protein MKRSIAKNGSLLGLFALGCTALVAMVNHLTFEQIKEQQDLELMRTLHQIIPDELHDNALIEHCILIHNEAALGIDEPLPAYIATRQQEPVAIAIETIAPNGYNGQIELIVAIDINGEILGVRTLNHNETPGLGDKIDLRKSTWVTAFSGQEINDNNDSDWAVKKDGGQFDQFTGATITPRAYVGAVKRTLLYFNANKAELLTRPANCEVSYE, from the coding sequence GTGAAACGATCTATAGCAAAAAATGGCAGTTTACTCGGGCTCTTTGCACTTGGTTGCACAGCCCTAGTTGCCATGGTGAATCATTTGACCTTTGAGCAGATAAAGGAGCAGCAAGATCTGGAGTTGATGCGCACTTTACATCAAATCATTCCCGATGAGCTGCATGATAATGCGCTAATTGAACACTGCATATTGATCCATAATGAAGCGGCCTTAGGGATTGATGAACCTCTGCCCGCTTATATCGCCACACGCCAGCAGGAGCCTGTTGCAATTGCTATCGAGACAATCGCGCCTAATGGCTATAATGGTCAAATTGAGCTTATTGTCGCCATAGATATTAACGGTGAAATACTGGGCGTTCGCACCTTAAACCATAATGAAACCCCGGGTCTTGGCGATAAAATTGATTTACGCAAATCCACTTGGGTTACTGCATTTAGCGGTCAAGAGATAAACGATAACAATGATTCTGACTGGGCAGTAAAGAAAGATGGTGGCCAGTTTGACCAATTTACTGGTGCGACAATCACCCCAAGGGCTTATGTCGGCGCGGTAAAACGTACCCTGCTCTATTTCAATGCTAATAAAGCAGAACTCCTTACTCGCCCAGCAAATTGTGAGGTTTCATATGAGTAA
- the rsxD gene encoding electron transport complex subunit RsxD: MAFKLASSPHLNTSSQTNTLMLKVMLCTLPGLIAQCYFFGAGALIQVGLAILTAVLTEALVLRLRNRAVAITLKDNSAALTGLLIGLAIPALAPWWIAVIGTVFAVLVVKQLYGGLGNNIFNPAMAAYVMLLISFPLQMTTWVAPTGGALNEIGILSSLQTVFQGASPAEILAYRAGVDGVTMATPLDAIKTSLSTGLTINEALAKPTFESGFGIGWLWINIAYLFGGLCMLRLKLIRWQISIAIIASLFTFASIGYLLSPDTHTGPLLHLFSGATMLAAFFIATDPVTAATSTRGRLVFGTLIGLLVYVIRTFGGYPDAFAFAVLLANLCAPFIDYYVKPRAYGHRTSR, from the coding sequence ATGGCTTTTAAGTTGGCGTCATCGCCGCATTTAAACACCAGTTCACAAACTAATACTTTGATGCTCAAGGTAATGTTGTGCACCCTACCCGGCCTTATCGCCCAATGTTACTTTTTTGGTGCTGGCGCGTTAATCCAAGTGGGATTAGCAATACTGACCGCGGTATTAACAGAAGCTTTGGTATTAAGGTTACGTAACCGCGCCGTTGCCATCACCTTAAAAGACAACAGCGCCGCATTAACAGGCCTACTTATTGGCCTTGCGATTCCTGCCCTTGCGCCATGGTGGATAGCCGTTATCGGTACGGTATTCGCCGTTTTAGTGGTAAAGCAGCTCTATGGTGGGCTGGGCAATAATATTTTCAACCCTGCTATGGCGGCGTACGTCATGCTGCTTATTTCGTTCCCGCTGCAGATGACCACATGGGTCGCTCCCACTGGCGGAGCCCTAAATGAAATAGGCATTTTATCGAGCCTACAAACTGTTTTTCAAGGTGCTAGCCCAGCTGAGATACTCGCTTATCGAGCCGGAGTCGATGGTGTAACCATGGCAACGCCACTCGATGCGATAAAGACCAGCTTATCGACGGGATTAACCATTAATGAAGCACTTGCCAAACCAACCTTTGAAAGTGGGTTTGGGATAGGTTGGCTATGGATAAATATTGCATATCTGTTCGGCGGTCTCTGTATGCTCAGACTCAAACTGATCCGCTGGCAGATTAGCATTGCAATTATCGCAAGTCTATTTACCTTCGCCAGTATCGGATATTTACTCAGCCCCGACACCCATACAGGTCCGTTGCTACACCTATTTTCTGGTGCAACCATGTTGGCGGCGTTTTTTATTGCTACCGATCCCGTTACTGCGGCAACAAGTACCAGAGGCAGGCTGGTCTTCGGTACCCTAATTGGCTTGTTAGTTTATGTGATCCGCACATTCGGCGGCTATCCAGATGCATTCGCATTTGCGGTGCTACTGGCTAACTTATGCGCGCCCTTTATCGATTATTATGTCAAACCTCGAGCCTACGGCCACCGAACTAGCCGCTAA